The Nitrosospira lacus genome window below encodes:
- the cphA gene encoding cyanophycin synthetase — MKVSRIRALRGPNLWSRHTAIEAIVSCSETGCHPGGLPGFLDRLRERFPEVDLLRPAYHGTLTMAHAFERGMLGLQVQAGCPVTFSHTMETLETGIYQVVVEYSEEAVGRLAAELSQILCRAAAEDTAFDLGDAVGRLRALNEEIRLGPSTGAIVSAAVARGIPFRRLTDGSMVQFGWGSKQRRIQAAETGLTGAVAESVAQDKELTRTLLSAAGIPVPSGRPVRNAEDAWSAACEIGGAVVVKPQDGNQGKGVGVNLTSREQVQAAYAIAAEISGEVLVERYIPGHDYRMLVVGNKLIAAARRDPPEVMGDGTHSIGQLVEQLNSDPRRGEGHANLLTKIHLDEIALAHLATKGLSAESVPPEGTRVFLRNNANLSTGGTATDVTDDVHPELAARVEAAAQMIGLDICGIDVVCNSVSNPLEEQGAVIEINAAPGLRMHLQPSYGKARAVGEAIIANMFKDGDDARIPVVAVSGTNGKTTTVRMIANILDYQGLRVGMTSTDGVYIDGQRIDTGDCSGPKSAKKVLLHPDVDAAVFETARGGLLREGLGFDRCNVAVVTNIGMGDHLGLSYINTVEDLTAVKRVIVQNVTPGTGIAVLNAADPLVAGMAAHCPGSVTFFARNPENPVIIKHRAQGKRVIYLEGDSIVASDADAEHRIPLGGVPVTQNGTIAFQIDNAMAAAGAGWALGLDWEVIRAGLAAFVSNMQTAPGRFNLFSHRGATLIADYGHNADAIRALVHAIDSMPAKRRSVVISGAGDRRDEDIRQQTEILGDAFDEVVLYQDQCQRGRADGEVLGLLRQGLENAKRTRDVKEIRGEFMAIDTAFASLKAGELCLILVDQVEEALGYITKRVFAG; from the coding sequence ATGAAAGTATCACGCATCCGCGCATTGCGCGGGCCCAATTTGTGGAGCCGCCATACGGCGATAGAAGCCATTGTTTCCTGCAGCGAAACCGGGTGCCATCCTGGCGGACTACCGGGATTTCTGGATCGGCTGCGGGAGCGATTTCCGGAAGTCGATCTGCTCCGGCCAGCCTATCATGGCACTTTGACCATGGCGCATGCATTCGAACGCGGCATGCTTGGCCTGCAAGTGCAAGCCGGGTGCCCGGTGACTTTTAGCCACACCATGGAGACGCTGGAAACCGGCATTTATCAGGTAGTTGTCGAGTACAGCGAAGAGGCGGTAGGCAGACTCGCCGCCGAACTCTCACAAATCCTGTGCCGTGCGGCGGCCGAGGATACTGCCTTCGACTTGGGCGATGCGGTGGGCCGTTTGCGCGCACTGAACGAAGAAATACGCCTCGGGCCGAGCACGGGCGCAATTGTCAGCGCCGCTGTCGCACGCGGCATCCCCTTTCGCCGTTTGACCGACGGGAGTATGGTGCAATTTGGCTGGGGCAGTAAGCAGCGGCGTATCCAAGCCGCTGAAACCGGTCTGACGGGGGCCGTGGCCGAGTCGGTTGCGCAGGATAAGGAGTTGACCCGGACGCTGCTCAGCGCCGCCGGTATTCCTGTTCCCTCTGGCCGGCCTGTAAGGAATGCGGAGGATGCCTGGAGCGCCGCTTGCGAGATCGGGGGGGCGGTGGTCGTCAAGCCGCAGGATGGCAATCAGGGAAAGGGCGTAGGTGTGAATCTTACCAGCCGGGAGCAGGTGCAAGCGGCCTACGCGATAGCGGCGGAAATTAGCGGCGAGGTACTGGTGGAGCGTTATATTCCGGGTCACGACTATCGGATGCTCGTTGTCGGCAATAAACTGATAGCGGCTGCGCGGCGCGACCCGCCCGAAGTTATGGGTGATGGCACGCACAGTATTGGACAGTTGGTGGAACAGCTCAATAGTGATCCGCGACGCGGCGAGGGTCACGCGAACTTGCTGACAAAAATCCACCTCGATGAAATTGCGCTTGCCCACCTTGCCACCAAGGGCCTGTCGGCGGAATCCGTGCCGCCTGAGGGCACTCGCGTTTTCCTCCGGAATAACGCCAATCTTTCGACTGGCGGAACGGCTACCGATGTGACGGATGATGTTCATCCCGAGCTTGCCGCGCGCGTGGAAGCCGCCGCGCAAATGATCGGTCTGGACATCTGCGGCATCGATGTTGTTTGCAATAGTGTGTCGAATCCGCTGGAAGAACAAGGCGCCGTCATCGAGATTAATGCTGCCCCGGGTCTTCGTATGCATTTGCAGCCTTCGTACGGCAAGGCACGCGCGGTGGGAGAAGCAATCATCGCCAACATGTTCAAGGATGGCGATGATGCACGCATCCCGGTTGTTGCCGTGAGTGGTACCAACGGAAAGACCACCACCGTTCGCATGATCGCCAATATCCTGGATTATCAAGGCCTGCGTGTTGGCATGACCAGTACCGACGGTGTTTACATCGATGGTCAGCGTATCGATACCGGCGATTGCAGCGGCCCGAAGAGCGCAAAAAAAGTGCTGCTCCATCCTGACGTTGATGCTGCAGTATTCGAGACAGCGCGTGGTGGTCTATTGCGCGAGGGACTGGGGTTCGATCGCTGCAATGTGGCAGTGGTGACCAACATCGGCATGGGCGATCACCTGGGTCTCTCGTATATCAATACGGTGGAGGATTTGACCGCTGTCAAAAGAGTCATTGTGCAAAACGTGACACCGGGTACAGGCATCGCCGTACTCAACGCAGCCGATCCTCTGGTGGCTGGCATGGCAGCCCATTGCCCTGGCTCAGTGACGTTTTTTGCCCGCAATCCCGAAAATCCGGTAATTATCAAACACCGGGCACAAGGCAAGCGTGTCATCTATCTCGAGGGTGATTCGATTGTTGCTTCGGACGCCGATGCCGAACACCGGATCCCGCTGGGTGGGGTTCCTGTCACGCAGAATGGCACTATTGCATTCCAGATCGATAATGCGATGGCTGCCGCGGGGGCAGGTTGGGCGCTTGGGCTGGATTGGGAGGTTATCCGTGCCGGTTTGGCCGCTTTTGTCAGCAACATGCAAACCGCACCAGGCCGTTTCAATCTCTTCAGTCACCGTGGTGCCACACTCATTGCCGACTATGGCCACAATGCCGATGCCATCCGGGCACTTGTGCATGCCATCGATAGCATGCCAGCCAAGCGACGCTCGGTCGTCATTAGCGGCGCGGGAGACCGTCGCGACGAAGATATCCGTCAGCAAACCGAGATTCTTGGCGACGCCTTCGACGAGGTGGTGCTTTATCAGGATCAATGCCAGCGTGGCCGCGCCGATGGAGAAGTGCTTGGCCTGTTGCGGCAAGGTCTGGAGAATGCGAAGCGCACGCGGGACGTCAAGGAAATTCGCGGCGAGTTCATGGCCATCGATACCGCCTTTGCCAGCCTGAAAGCGGGCGAGCTATGCCTCATTCTTGTTGATCAGGTGGAGGAAGCGCTTGGGTACATTACCAAGCGGGTTTTCGCAGGTTAG
- the cphA gene encoding cyanophycin synthetase, translating into MLVQPNKKRTHTDHVDKWDIKFLEIRHLNGPNIWTCRPALEAIVDIGKLEDFPSDTIPGFYERLSSWLPSLIEHRCSYGERGGFLRRLKEGTWPGHILEHVTLELQNLAGMSGGFGRARETSRRGVYKVTVSAWHEGIARNALFAARELVLAAMEHQPAGNEPTYDVKETIERLRDMVDSLWLGPSTACIVEAATNRNIPFIRLLAKGNLVQLGYGARSQRIWTAETDRTPAIAESISRDKDLTKSLLRSCGVPVPEGRLVNGAEDAWEAAQDIGLPVVIKPCDGNHGRGVFIELTTREEIEPAYHAALAQGSGVLVERFVPGTEHRLLVVGGRLVAANRGDSVSVTGDGKSTIRELIAHQINSDPRRGATEDHPLNLISIDGVTIMEIARQGFTIDSIPPAGLEILIQRNGNHAFDVTDEVHSSIAAAASLAARIVGLDIAGIDLVARDISQPLAGQGGAIVEVNAGPGLLMHIKPAVGTPRPVGKAIVNHLFPDDNDGRIPVVGITGSYGKTTVAHLVAQLLALTGQHTGLACGDGFYFGSRQVHKGDHANWKSVNNILMNRSIEAAVFENGGDSILGEGLAYDWCRVGIITNVDVSRHYGRHDIATPKQVFDVLRTQVDVVLPSGAAILNAREPMLVEMAALCNGEVIYFSLDAELPVIATHRTSGTESVGHVQSNRAVITRDGNILLVTGSSEITLAKLADIPVTQGGQATPEIENVLAAVGAAWALGIPPALIRSGIENFSGIQDRKILAAESILPNE; encoded by the coding sequence ATGCTGGTCCAACCGAATAAGAAGCGTACGCATACTGACCATGTTGATAAATGGGATATTAAATTTCTCGAGATACGGCATTTGAATGGGCCCAATATCTGGACCTGCCGTCCGGCCCTTGAGGCAATCGTCGATATCGGTAAGCTCGAAGATTTTCCATCCGATACCATTCCAGGGTTTTATGAACGTTTGTCTTCCTGGCTTCCCTCGCTGATCGAACACCGCTGCAGCTATGGAGAACGAGGTGGCTTCCTCCGCCGGCTCAAGGAAGGTACTTGGCCAGGCCACATTCTCGAACACGTGACGCTCGAATTGCAAAACTTGGCGGGTATGTCCGGCGGTTTCGGCAGGGCTCGTGAAACTTCGCGGCGCGGTGTTTACAAGGTTACCGTAAGCGCCTGGCATGAGGGTATTGCGCGCAATGCCTTATTCGCGGCTCGTGAGCTGGTGCTGGCTGCCATGGAGCACCAGCCGGCCGGCAACGAGCCTACCTATGATGTCAAGGAGACCATCGAGCGCTTGCGCGATATGGTCGATTCGCTCTGGCTTGGGCCATCAACCGCATGTATCGTGGAGGCCGCCACCAACCGCAACATTCCTTTCATCCGCCTCCTCGCCAAGGGCAATCTGGTGCAGCTCGGCTATGGTGCGCGCAGCCAGCGCATCTGGACAGCCGAAACCGACCGTACCCCGGCGATTGCGGAAAGCATCTCGCGCGATAAGGATCTGACCAAGTCGTTGCTCCGCTCCTGCGGGGTTCCCGTTCCTGAAGGCCGCCTCGTCAATGGCGCCGAAGATGCCTGGGAGGCGGCGCAGGACATCGGTTTGCCGGTCGTCATCAAACCCTGTGACGGAAACCACGGGCGCGGAGTCTTTATTGAACTGACTACGCGCGAAGAGATCGAGCCGGCCTATCATGCAGCCTTGGCGCAAGGTAGCGGTGTTCTGGTTGAACGCTTTGTTCCGGGCACCGAACATCGCTTGCTGGTCGTTGGTGGCCGGCTTGTCGCCGCGAACCGGGGCGACTCGGTGTCGGTTACCGGCGATGGCAAGTCAACCATCCGCGAGTTGATCGCTCACCAGATCAATTCCGATCCGCGCCGTGGAGCAACCGAGGATCATCCGCTCAACCTGATCAGCATAGATGGCGTAACCATAATGGAGATCGCCCGTCAAGGCTTTACCATTGACTCGATACCGCCCGCCGGACTCGAAATCCTGATTCAGCGTAACGGCAATCATGCTTTCGACGTCACTGACGAGGTGCATTCGAGTATTGCCGCCGCCGCCTCACTCGCAGCCCGTATTGTTGGACTGGATATTGCCGGCATTGATCTTGTTGCCAGGGATATCTCGCAGCCACTCGCCGGCCAAGGTGGGGCCATTGTCGAAGTCAACGCCGGCCCCGGCCTGCTGATGCACATTAAACCCGCCGTGGGTACCCCTCGCCCGGTGGGCAAAGCCATCGTCAATCATCTCTTTCCAGATGATAACGATGGCCGTATTCCGGTTGTAGGAATCACCGGCAGTTACGGTAAAACTACCGTAGCGCATCTTGTCGCACAGTTGCTTGCGCTTACAGGGCAGCATACGGGGCTTGCTTGCGGCGACGGATTTTATTTCGGCTCGAGGCAGGTTCATAAGGGCGATCACGCCAATTGGAAGTCGGTCAACAATATTCTGATGAATCGTTCAATCGAAGCGGCGGTTTTTGAGAACGGCGGCGACAGTATTCTGGGTGAGGGTCTGGCTTATGATTGGTGTCGAGTCGGCATCATTACCAATGTTGATGTAAGCCGCCATTATGGCCGCCACGATATCGCGACACCCAAACAAGTTTTCGATGTGCTGCGCACTCAGGTGGACGTAGTGCTGCCGTCCGGTGCGGCGATACTGAATGCCAGGGAGCCGATGCTTGTCGAGATGGCTGCGCTGTGTAACGGTGAGGTGATTTACTTCAGCCTTGACGCTGAGCTGCCAGTCATCGCCACGCATCGCACAAGTGGCACGGAAAGTGTGGGGCATGTACAGAGCAACCGGGCTGTGATCACTCGTGACGGCAACATTCTGCTCGTTACCGGGTCCAGTGAAATAACGCTGGCCAAGCTGGCTGACATACCCGTTACGCAAGGGGGACAGGCAACGCCCGAGATCGAGAATGTACTGGCTGCAGTAGGCGCCGCCTGGGCGCTGGGAATCCCGCCTGCTCTCATACGTAGCGGAATTGAAAATTTTTCTGGCATTCAAGACAGAAAAATACTTGCTGCAGAATCAATACTTCCGAATGAATAA
- a CDS encoding DUF1854 domain-containing protein codes for MIDKPDYQLSRNAFGRLVLTEMDGETHEGIIPVRAFPITAPDYGIALIGQHGHEVAWIDRLSDLPDGLRMLVEADLASREFIPEIKCINDVSSFVTPSTWRVETDRGSTSFVLKGEEDIRRLTPPALLIADSHGIQFLIRDRFALDSHSRKLLDRFL; via the coding sequence ATGATCGATAAGCCTGACTACCAGCTAAGCCGGAATGCCTTCGGGCGGCTGGTGCTTACCGAAATGGATGGCGAGACGCACGAGGGGATCATTCCCGTGCGCGCATTCCCGATCACTGCCCCGGATTATGGCATTGCACTGATCGGTCAGCATGGTCATGAGGTGGCGTGGATCGACCGGTTGAGCGATTTGCCGGATGGACTGCGTATGCTGGTCGAGGCCGACCTGGCCAGCCGCGAGTTCATTCCCGAAATCAAGTGTATTAATGACGTATCGAGTTTCGTCACGCCGAGTACCTGGCGGGTGGAAACGGATCGGGGCAGCACATCCTTTGTTCTCAAAGGCGAGGAAGATATTCGCCGCCTCACCCCACCGGCATTGTTGATTGCGGACAGTCACGGCATTCAGTTCCTCATACGAGATCGTTTTGCACTCGATTCTCACAGCCGCAAGCTTCTGGATCGGTTCCTCTAG
- a CDS encoding ABC transporter ATP-binding protein, translated as MTDLESPSISSVSALSRVVSPTLPSAWAAQVESQLFAEEKVLAWLETDLDAQLHFASGLVVVTNRRLLASPGTNQEGAAWQKWVYQPGLKLIHHDYSGVGSLELVDADSRFACWRYTLGGDTLAGRLIEHFTEQLDYQLTGEPPQPSVDSVCPKCQRILDAPLLPGDEACMACRTEIHRPPSTWTLFRLWRFAKPYKWQLLTGFLLTLGSTAATLVPPYMTMPLMDNVLIPYQNGKPIDTGLVVFYLTGLLGAAIMAWGLGWARTYMLARVSERIGADLRTATYEHLLKLSHAYFGGKRTGDLMARIGSETDRLNIFLSLHLLDFATDVLMIGMTIIILVSIDPWLALVTLMPLPIIAWLIHLVRDRLRNGFEKVDRVWAEVTSVLADTIPGIRVVKAFAQEKREAARFRAANDRNREINDRVNKVWSLFTPTVTLLTEVGLLVVWVFGIWQVSKDEITVGVLTAFLAYISRFYLRLDSMSRIVSFTQKAAAGTKRIFEILDHVSSVPEPAHPLHLPVVNGRIELCGVGFRYGTRSVTQDISITIEPGEMIGLVGHSGSGKSTLVNLICRFYDVTEGAILLDGVDIRSLPVAEYRKHIGLVLQEPFLFFGTIAENIAYGKPDAKREEVVAAARAAHAHEFILRLPHGYDSLVGERGQALSGGERQRISIARALLIDPRILILDEATSSVDTTTEKEIQRALENLVRGRTTIAIAHRLSTLRDANRLIVLDRGSVIETGNHAQLMAQEGHYYSLYQAQARNVDTEDDLRRPDVDRKTEDGRE; from the coding sequence ATGACAGACCTTGAGTCTCCTTCTATTTCCTCCGTCAGCGCCTTGTCCCGCGTTGTGTCGCCAACGCTGCCTTCCGCCTGGGCTGCGCAGGTTGAGTCGCAGCTTTTCGCTGAAGAAAAGGTGCTTGCCTGGCTGGAAACCGATCTTGATGCGCAACTTCATTTTGCTTCCGGGTTGGTGGTTGTGACCAATCGGCGCCTATTGGCGAGTCCAGGCACGAATCAGGAAGGTGCGGCTTGGCAGAAGTGGGTTTACCAGCCTGGGCTGAAGCTGATTCATCATGATTATTCCGGCGTTGGTAGCCTCGAACTTGTCGACGCGGATTCACGATTTGCCTGCTGGCGCTACACCCTCGGTGGCGACACTCTGGCCGGGCGCCTGATCGAACACTTTACGGAGCAACTGGATTACCAGCTTACCGGGGAGCCGCCGCAGCCATCCGTGGATAGTGTATGCCCCAAATGCCAGCGGATACTCGATGCTCCGCTCTTGCCAGGGGACGAAGCGTGCATGGCGTGCAGAACGGAAATACATAGGCCGCCCTCGACCTGGACCCTGTTTCGTTTGTGGCGTTTTGCCAAACCCTATAAATGGCAGTTGCTTACGGGTTTTTTGCTGACACTGGGCAGTACGGCGGCGACGCTGGTACCTCCCTACATGACCATGCCGCTGATGGATAACGTGCTGATTCCCTATCAGAACGGCAAGCCGATCGATACCGGTCTTGTCGTGTTTTATCTCACCGGTCTTCTCGGCGCCGCAATTATGGCGTGGGGGCTGGGCTGGGCGCGAACCTACATGCTGGCGCGGGTTTCCGAACGCATCGGCGCCGATCTGCGCACGGCCACCTACGAACACCTCCTCAAACTCTCGCACGCCTATTTCGGCGGAAAGCGCACTGGCGATCTGATGGCGCGCATTGGCTCGGAGACCGATCGCCTCAACATCTTTCTGTCGCTGCATTTGCTGGATTTTGCTACCGACGTGCTGATGATCGGAATGACGATTATCATCCTGGTTTCGATCGACCCCTGGCTCGCACTGGTAACCCTGATGCCGCTGCCAATCATCGCCTGGCTGATCCATCTGGTACGCGATAGATTACGCAACGGATTTGAAAAGGTTGACCGTGTCTGGGCCGAAGTCACCAGCGTGCTTGCCGACACCATCCCCGGCATACGCGTAGTCAAGGCATTTGCGCAGGAGAAGCGCGAGGCGGCGCGTTTTCGCGCAGCGAACGACCGTAATCGGGAGATCAATGATCGGGTGAACAAAGTGTGGTCGTTGTTCACGCCCACCGTGACCCTGCTGACCGAAGTCGGGTTGCTCGTGGTGTGGGTATTTGGTATCTGGCAGGTATCGAAAGACGAGATTACGGTTGGCGTGCTGACGGCCTTTCTTGCTTATATCAGCCGTTTCTATCTGCGCCTCGATTCGATGAGCCGCATTGTCTCATTCACGCAGAAAGCGGCGGCCGGCACCAAACGCATCTTCGAAATCCTCGATCACGTTTCCAGTGTTCCTGAGCCTGCACACCCCCTGCATCTGCCTGTCGTCAACGGACGTATCGAGCTATGTGGCGTCGGATTCCGTTATGGTACCCGTAGCGTGACGCAAGACATCAGCATCACCATCGAGCCAGGCGAAATGATCGGCCTTGTGGGGCACAGCGGCTCGGGCAAGAGCACACTTGTCAACCTGATCTGCCGTTTCTATGATGTCACCGAAGGCGCAATTTTGCTGGATGGAGTGGACATCCGTTCGCTGCCGGTCGCCGAATACCGAAAGCACATCGGCCTGGTGCTTCAGGAACCTTTCCTGTTTTTTGGAACGATCGCCGAGAACATTGCTTACGGTAAACCGGATGCGAAGCGGGAGGAAGTTGTTGCCGCGGCTCGTGCCGCCCATGCCCATGAGTTCATCCTGCGTCTGCCACATGGCTACGACTCTCTGGTCGGTGAGCGCGGACAGGCTCTTTCCGGAGGTGAACGGCAGCGCATATCCATCGCCCGTGCGCTACTTATTGATCCCCGTATTCTGATTCTTGATGAGGCCACTTCCTCAGTCGATACCACCACCGAAAAAGAAATCCAGAGAGCACTCGAAAATCTCGTGCGTGGACGTACAACTATCGCCATCGCTCATCGTCTTTCCACCTTGCGCGATGCCAACCGGCTGATCGTGCTGGACCGTGGCAGCGTCATCGAGACTGGCAATCATGCCCAGCTGATGGCGCAGGAAGGTCATTATTACAGCCTTTACCAGGCGCAGGCACGCAACGTCGATACCGAGGACGACCTGCGCAGACCGGATGTTGATCGCAAAACCGAGGATGGACGCGAATGA
- a CDS encoding DMT family transporter, with product MNTALHSQSGWMAVFVTICIWTGFILVTRHGGIGTLTSWDITSLRFGVGALIAVFFLPRIILPPLKVIMLFTLFGGIGYAIVVYAAFRMTPAAHASVLLPGALPFETAIIAWLWLGQKPLGRQRIALAIVFAGIVLTAADSFTRGPQLTRPQILGDLLFLCGSSSWAIFTLLLGRYPIQPLAATVATTLGSAVVYLPVWWLFLPSTLGQAPAGEIALQAIYQGVLVVFIAMLFYTFAVHRLGSQTVALLMAFVPVISALAAVPLLGEPLSLLALAGLGAVTAGAILGTRTPPSSKA from the coding sequence ATGAATACGGCGTTACATTCCCAAAGCGGCTGGATGGCGGTTTTCGTCACTATATGCATCTGGACTGGCTTCATTCTTGTCACGCGTCATGGCGGTATCGGCACCCTTACCAGCTGGGATATCACGTCGCTGCGTTTTGGGGTTGGCGCGCTGATCGCGGTCTTCTTTCTACCACGAATAATACTGCCGCCACTCAAGGTGATCATGCTGTTTACGTTGTTTGGCGGCATTGGATATGCGATTGTCGTTTACGCGGCCTTTCGCATGACGCCCGCTGCACATGCTTCGGTGCTGTTGCCCGGCGCATTGCCTTTCGAGACAGCCATCATTGCATGGCTATGGCTTGGGCAAAAACCATTAGGGCGGCAACGCATTGCGCTTGCCATTGTTTTTGCCGGTATCGTATTGACAGCAGCCGATTCATTCACGCGCGGTCCGCAACTCACTCGTCCGCAGATTCTTGGTGATCTCCTTTTTCTCTGTGGCTCATCCTCGTGGGCGATATTTACCCTGCTGCTGGGTCGCTATCCGATACAGCCGCTTGCCGCGACGGTAGCCACCACATTGGGTAGCGCCGTCGTTTACCTGCCAGTCTGGTGGTTGTTTCTTCCCAGTACACTTGGGCAGGCGCCCGCTGGTGAAATCGCCCTTCAGGCAATATATCAGGGCGTGCTGGTGGTCTTCATCGCGATGCTGTTCTACACTTTTGCGGTGCATCGCCTTGGCTCCCAAACGGTCGCGTTGCTGATGGCCTTTGTACCTGTCATATCGGCGCTCGCCGCCGTACCTCTTCTCGGCGAACCGCTCTCCTTACTCGCGTTGGCAGGGTTGGGGGCCGTGACGGCTGGCGCTATCCTGGGAACAAGAACGCCACCGTCAAGTAAAGCTTGA
- a CDS encoding MalY/PatB family protein produces the protein MSGNDVSRHDFNRDIDRTGTASLKYDGRQSMFGAAEVIPLWVADMDFAAPPAVTQALAKRAAHPVYGYTVYPESLYESLMDWLRRRHGWDVRREWIVMCPGVVPSLYAAVMAFAEAGEPVIVQPPVYFPFFWAVTGTGRRLVHNPLRLGNNRYTMDFDHLEQCAAEASLLLLCSPHNPVGRVWNKRELEHILRIAKKHDLVIFSDEIHADLIYSGNKHHVLSVLAEASAENSVNIVTAVAPSKTFNIPGLNLSALIVPDAENRNALAQVFDTMHVSASNPFSIVAFEAAYRDGEAWLDELLIYIRQTRDFVAEYLAIHLPDIRLIESEGTYLLWLDCRALTARLGINDAQLRHFFVHEAGVGMSPGTLFGETGSGFMRMNIGVPRHIIEAALENIRQAERGAGQGMIPA, from the coding sequence TTGAGTGGCAATGATGTTTCCCGCCATGATTTCAACCGCGACATTGATCGCACCGGTACCGCCAGTCTCAAATATGACGGTCGGCAAAGCATGTTTGGCGCAGCGGAGGTCATTCCGCTATGGGTAGCGGATATGGACTTTGCCGCGCCGCCGGCTGTGACCCAGGCGCTTGCGAAACGCGCTGCGCATCCGGTGTATGGCTATACCGTTTATCCGGAGAGTCTGTACGAATCGTTGATGGACTGGTTGAGGCGCCGCCATGGCTGGGACGTGCGGCGCGAGTGGATCGTGATGTGTCCAGGTGTGGTCCCATCGCTGTATGCCGCTGTTATGGCTTTTGCCGAGGCGGGCGAGCCGGTCATCGTGCAACCACCCGTGTATTTTCCCTTTTTCTGGGCCGTCACCGGTACCGGCAGACGACTGGTACATAATCCATTGCGCCTGGGGAACAACCGTTACACCATGGATTTTGACCATCTGGAGCAATGTGCGGCGGAAGCAAGCCTGCTATTGCTATGTTCGCCGCATAATCCGGTCGGCAGGGTGTGGAATAAGCGGGAGCTGGAACACATTCTGCGGATAGCGAAGAAGCACGATCTGGTGATATTCTCGGATGAGATCCATGCTGATCTGATCTATTCGGGAAATAAACACCATGTACTTTCCGTGCTGGCAGAGGCATCGGCCGAAAACAGCGTGAATATTGTAACCGCCGTCGCACCCAGCAAGACGTTCAATATCCCCGGCTTGAATCTTTCCGCTCTGATCGTGCCTGATGCAGAGAATCGCAATGCACTTGCCCAAGTGTTCGATACCATGCACGTCAGCGCATCCAATCCATTCAGTATTGTCGCGTTCGAGGCCGCCTACCGGGACGGCGAGGCATGGCTGGATGAGTTGCTGATCTATATCCGGCAAACGCGGGATTTCGTAGCGGAGTATCTGGCCATCCATCTCCCGGACATCCGGCTTATCGAATCGGAGGGCACCTACCTGCTATGGCTTGATTGCCGTGCGCTGACTGCCCGATTGGGAATAAATGATGCGCAATTGAGGCATTTCTTCGTGCATGAAGCCGGCGTGGGCATGAGTCCCGGAACACTGTTCGGCGAAACAGGCAGTGGCTTCATGCGCATGAATATTGGCGTACCGCGCCATATCATCGAGGCAGCCCTCGAAAATATCAGGCAAGCGGAGCGGGGAGCCGGACAAGGGATGATACCGGCTTAA